One Heyndrickxia oleronia genomic window, TTGAATGCCGAAATGGTTCTTTATTTACCAAACTGATTAAAAAGGAGGAGACATAATGCCAATAGAAGCACTACTGTTTTTAACTAGTTTTGTAGTTTTACTTGGCATCATGATTGGCGACTTTATGGCAGATAAATAAGTATGTATTGTCGTTAGCATCACAAAGGAGTTGAACAAAATGGATAAAGAGTGTTACGTGAAAATAAAAACTGAATTGGTTGAAGCTGAGTTTATAGGAGTTTATCAATATTCAGGAGTTATAGAACCTTCTCCAATGATTGGTGGTCATCCTGGGGGAGTAATTGCATATCCGGTAGTGGTAGTAAAGTTAAACGAAAAACTAAAAGAAGTTAAGTTATCGGATATAACATTTAAACAAGCCTAACCAGGCTTCCTTTTTAGCCACATGGCGAAATTTGATGATAAGTAAATGGAATATTTAAAGGAGGTGAGAATAAATGAACGCAGCAGAAGCAAAGAAATTAACCAATTCGAGTATTCCAGAATTATCAAATATGTTTATTAGAAATTTAGAAAATGAAATTCAAACAGCAGCGAGAAGAGGTTATTTTTATACAGATCTTGAGATTGGCAAGATCGAAAATATCTGTTCAATCACAAATAAAGTTGTAGAACATTTTCAAAAGTTGGGTTTTGAAACAGAAGTAAGTGATTTAGATTTAACAGTTAAAGTAAGTGTTTCATGGTATAAGGCATAAAAATAGACCACTTGGCAGAGTGGCCCTTTTAAAACACTTATTCACAGACAGTATAGCATGAAATGTGGTGATAGCAATAAAACTTTTTCCACACCAGGATAGAGCATTAAATGAAACCTATGAAAATAATCGAGTTGCTTACTATCTAGATATGGGTCTTGGAAAAACTTTTGTAGGTTCAGAAAAAATGTGGGAACTAAATACACCATTCAATCTAGTAATATGTCAAAAGTCAAAAATTGATGACTGGAAAAAACATTTTGAAGATCACTATAGATACCATGTCATTGTTTTTGATCAACAAAAGATTGAAAAAATCCCACCTGAATCTGTCTTAATAATCAACTATGACAAGGTTTGGAGAAGACCGGAATTACTTAAATTAAAAAATTTCACACTCATGCTGGACGAGTCATCAATGATTAAAAATGAATCATCCAATCGTACCAAATATATTCTAAAACTTAATGCTGACAACGTGATTTTATTATCTGGAACACCGACTGGTGGAAAATATGAAGAGTTATGGAGTCAGTTACACCTTTTAGGTTGGAAGATTAATAAAAAACTATTTTTGAAACAATTTGTAGTCCAGGAGTGGGACGATCTAAATCAAAAATATAAAATCACTGGATATAAAAATGTTGATCGATTAAAAGCTAAGTTAAAAAAACATGGGGCAATATTTATGAAAACAGAGGAAGTATTTGACCTTCCAAAAGTCAATGATCAGATAGTAAAAATACCATGTACTAAGGAATATCAACAATTTGCAAAAGATCACATTATCGAAATAGGAGGAGATTTACTAATTGGTGATACTCCTACAAGTAAAAAGTTATACCTACGTCAACTGGCAGGTTCTTATAACCAAAACAAACTTCATTATTTAAAGGACCTTATAGACAGTACAAACGATAGAATCATCATTTTTTACAACTTTAAGAAGGAATATGCTTCTCTTGTAGACATGATTGATAAACCAATTAGTACTGTAAATGGCGATTTAAAAGATCTATCAGCTTATGAAGAATATGAAAATAGTGTCACTTTAATTCAATATCAAGCAGGTGCTATGGGATTGAACTTACAAAAAGCAAATAAAATTGTTTACTTCACACTTACCGATAAAAGTGAGTTGTTTGAGCAGAGTAAGAAACGGATCCATAGGATAGGACAAGATAAACCATGTTTCTATTATTATCTGTTAACTGCTGGATCAATTGAGTGGCGAATGCTCGATGTTTTGAAAGAAAGAAAAGATTATACAGACGCGTTATTTGAGAAGGAGGAAATGTAAATGAGTAATGAAATTCAAGCATTTGAAAGCAAGCATATGTTGTTGATGGCTAATGTTGCTCAACATATTCAACAAGAAAAATTATTAAAAGAACAAACAACCAAGCTTAAAGAGGATCTAGGAAAAGCAATGGACGAGTTTGGAATTAAGTCAATTGATAATGATTTATTGAAAATCACTCGAACAGCAGCAAGTACAAGTAAATCTTTAGATACAACTAGGTTGAAAAATGAAGAGCCAGAACTATTTGCAGAACTTATGACAGATTATCCGAAAATCACAAATAGAAGTGCAAGTCTCACAATCAAAGTGAAATGAGGTGAGTGTTATGAATCCTGAACAAAAAAGAGATCAAATGGCTAGTCTGCTCTACTCGTATTTAGCATTAAAAGGTGTAATAGGGTCTAGCTCAATTATTAAAGAAAATGAACCATCTGAAATAGACCAATTAATCCAAGAAATTGAGGTATTCAACTTGAAGAATGCCATTGATAAGGCACTAGATGATGGTGATAAAGAAGCATTCATGAGATTGACAGGTGAGTTAAATGAGAGAATCACAGTTTCAAGCTAAAGTAATTAAGTTTTTGAAAGAACATGATGTATGGCACGTGAAATATTGGGCAGGGAGTCAGTACACCAAAGAAGGCATTCCAGACATATTAGCTTGTATAGATGGTACCTTTCATGGAATTGAATTAAAAACGGATGTTGGGACACCTTCAAAACTACAACTCTATAACATTCGGAAAATTAAAGATTCTGGTGGAGAAGCTTATATTTTAAGACCAAAGGATTTTGAGTCTTGGAAAGCGAGGTGGTTTTGATGACTGAAATAAAGGAAAAAAGGGTTATTTTAACGGTTGGAAATATTCGTATTAAAGAGTATGACAGTATGAATGTTGTTATTGAACGATACGAGGAAGTTTTAAACCCTGTAGATAAATCCACATCAAAAAAATGGAGATTTAAGGGGTATTCTCATAGCATTTTATCAGCTTTACTTTTTATCCATAGGAATGAATTACTTATTGATAAAAAGGACGTGAGCGACCTTAAAAGCTATTTAAAATGTGTTGAGGATTCTAATACTGCTTTATTGAAAGTGGTGAAACAATGACTCAATACAGCTATAGTCGAGTATCGCTATTCAATGATTGTCCCTATCATTTTAAATTGAAATACATTGATAGATTAACAGAAATTCAGGATTTAACGAATGCAGCTAATCCACTGATTATTGGACATGCTCTTCACTCTGGAATTGAACATGATGTTGAAACGGCAATAAATGAATACTACAATGCTTTTCCAGTATTGACGGATGCAATTGTTGAAGAAGCTTTAAAGTTAGAAATATTGATTCCAAAGGTGAAAGAATTTCTAAATCAATTTGAAGGATTCGAGTTTATCCATGAATACAAAATCGATCATCCTAATTACGTTGGGTATGTTGATTTAATCCTAAAGGCTCCAGATGATACATGTATGGTGGTTGACTTTAAATACTCTAATAATGTTAAAAACTATCTAGATTCGGGTCAGCTACATATCTATAAAGACTACTTAGAGCAAGATGGATTCGATGTTAAACGATTAGCATATTTGTTTGTTCCTAAGACAAGTATTAAACAGAAAAAGGATGAAGATTTATTTCATTTTCGCAAACGGATTGTAGAGACTGTTGAAGCAAGTGCATTGCAATTTGTGCCGATTGAATTCAATGAAATGGAAACTGTATATTTTCAAAACAATATTAGAGAAATCGAAGATTCAAAGGATTTTTCTAAAAGAAATAAAAGTGGAAAATGCTTTAGTTGTAATCCACGATTCAAGCCCAATTATTTAGAAGCTATTCAAGATGAAAAAGGAGAGATATTAATGGCCTTACCTAAAAATGAACGTCGTGAAAGAAAAATTGATACTAAACCAGACTTTTGGATTTATGCAGATTCTTATGTTGGTAAATCAACATTTGTAGATAAATTTCCAAATGTGCTTTTCTTAAATACTGATGGTAATACAGATAACACTACTGCACCTGTCATTCGAATTAAAGATCAGGTTACTAAAAAAGGACGAATTACTGAACGTAAATTAGCCTGGGATGTTTTCTTAGATGCTATTCATGATTTGGAGACAGAAGAGAATGATTTTGAAGCAGTTGCATTGGATCTAGTTGAAGACTTACGTGATCACTGCAGGGTGTATGTCTTTGATAAAAATGGTTGGGAGCATGAATCTGATGGCGGTTATGGTAAAGGATGGGACAAAGTTAAATTAGAATTTAATAATGCTATTAAACGATTAAAAGCATTAGGTTATCAAGTAATTTATATCAGCAAGGAGATTGCAACAGAAATCACTCTAAAAGGTGGGGGAAAGCGCACAACTTTTAAACCAAATGTTGATGATAAAACTGCTAATTTTCTTACTGGTACTGTTGATTTAACATTACGTGCTTATGTAAATTCCGACGATGAAAGATTTTTACAACTTAAAAAGCAGCAAAATGTTTTCGGTGGTGGTCGTTACGATTGGCAAGTAGATACAATTCCACTTGAATATGATGCATTTATTGAAGAATTAAAGGCTGCTCAAGAAGGGAAAGGAACTAAGGAAAAGGACAAGCCTAAACGTGAGCGTAAGAAGGATAAAGAGTCAGTGATTAAGGTTGAAGACGAAGATGGGGTAACTATTACCGTTGAAGAACCACCTGCAGAGGAAGAAAAACCTAAGCGTGAAAGACGTTCTCGTAAATCTGCAGAAGAAACTGAATCCGAAGAAAAACCAAAACGTCAGCGTAGATCACGTAAGCCGGTTGAAGATGATACACCACCAGGTGAAGAAGATAGCCCAAAAGATAAAGAGGAAGACAAACCAACTCGTACACGTAGAACTCGAAGAAACCGTGGTTAATGAATAAGCAACGAAAAAAACGATATTGGAGATTACGAGAGATTCGTAAAGAAAGAGATTATCAATCTGGTAGTCTCCAATATGCTAATAGGCCATATACTTTTCGTTCAGTAAGACTCCTATTTGGAATTGGGTTAGTACGTGTGCAAATAACCACTAATCAATTTATAAAGAAACACAAAATAAATATATAAAGGGAGAAATGTAAAATGCCAGTTAAAGAACTAAATACAAAGGAACAACACTATGCTGACAGTCGTGAAGAAGCTGAAAAGTTAGTCGAGGAAGCAAAGGAAGATATATATCTAACTTCTTTCAAAATCAGTGAAAAACATAATAAATACGGTACTTATTTTTTAATCGATTTAGTGTTCAGCTTTGATACAGCAAGAGAAATCATGGAATCTAAACCAAAGAAAGAAGAAGTCCCAGAGGAACAACATGAAGGTGTTAAATATAGCGTTGATAATACTGGTACTGTTTCTGTAAAAAATGAGGAGGTTGAATAATTATGGCATTCGATTGGAGCAAATTTGATAAACAAGTAGATTTAGAGTCTTTGCAAGCTGATGTAAAGGAAGTTGAAGAAAACGGTGGAAGCGGTGATTTTGAACCACTTCCAGATGGTAAATATGAAGTTGCAGTTGAAAAGTTAGAGTTAACGGAATCTAAAAAAGGTGATCCGATGTTAACAATATGGTTCAAAGTTGTTGCTGGGGAATTTGAAAACCAACGTATTTTCTATAACAAAGTAATGCAGCCACAAAATGATAAAGCTTTTGGTTTACAGGTGCATCAAAACAATGAAATGCTTCGTGCTTTGTGGGATTGTGAAAAGGATGATGTGGAGTTTAAATCATTCAAACAATATGCTGATTTAATCCTAGATATTCATGAAGAAATTGATGGTCAATTCGAATATCTTCTTGAAAAAGGTACCAACAAGGGTGGTTTTGACACATTTGAAATTGTAGAAGTATTCGAAGTTGAATAATTGAATAACAGGGAGCGCTTAGCTCCCTATTATTTTAGGAGGGAATATAATGAAAAATACTCTTGGTGATTTAAATAATCATTTATTTGCACAGTTGGAACGTTTAAGTGACGAGGATATTAAAGGTGAGGAATTAGTAGAAGAAATCGAACGTGCAAGGGCTGTTACAAGTATCGCAAACCAAATCGTTTTAAATGGAACGTTAGTATTAAAAGCACAAAAATTCCATACGGAATATAAATCAAAAGACCTTCAAAAACCTAAAATGTTGGAGGGATAGTATGGGGCATAGTTATACTCCGGAACAAGCTAAATTTATACGTGAAAATGTTAAGGGTAGGACAAGCATGGAACTTACACAACTTGTTAATGATCATTTTGGCTTAAATTTACGTGTCAGTCAAATTAGAGCGTATATGAAAAACAATGGTTTGAAAAATGGAATTAATACACGTTATAAAAAGGGCAATACTCCTTTTAACAAAGGCAAGAGGGGTATCACTACTGGAGGGATTTCCACTCAATTCAAAAAGGGTCAAAAGTCAATTAATTATAAACCCATCGGCACTGAAAGAATTGATGACGGCGGATACATCTTGATTAAGGTATCTGATGATGGCCCCTGGCATAAACGATGGAGACCAAAACACCAAGTTGTGTGGGAAGAGAAATATGGTCCTGTTCCTAAAGGACATTGCCTTATATTTTTAGACAGTAACAAGCAAAACATTTCATTAGAAAATTTACAGCTGATCACTAGAGTGCAACTTGGTCATTTAAATCAAAATCATTTAATATCCATTAACGCTGATTTGACTAAGACAGGAATTATTATCGCTGAAATATATGCCAAGATGGGTGAACGAAAGAAACAAAAAGGTGATTAAATTATGCTCTTTTATGACTTTGAGGTATTTAAATATGATTGGTTAGTTGTTATTACTGACACAGATACTAAATCGGAAAGAGTATTTGTCAATAATGAAAAGGCTTTGATTGACTTTTACAATGAACATAAAAAAGACATTTGGATTGGATATAATTCACGACACTATGACCAATATATTTTAAAAGCTATTATATGCGGTTTTACTCCTCAAGAAATAAATGAATGGATCATTGTCAAAAAAGAACCAGGTTGGAAGTTTTATAAAGACTTTTGGAAAATAACTCTACTGAATTTTGATGTCATGACTAATAAACTGAGATCCTTAAAACAGCTTGAAGGGTTTCAAGGACATGATATTCGTGAATCATCTGTTGACTTTACTATCGATAGGGAATTAACAGAGGAAGAAATCGAGGAAGTAATAAAATATTGCCGTCACGATGTACATGAAACGATGCACATTTTTACAGCTAATATATCTGAATTTGAATCACAAGTAGAATTGCTTAAAATGTTTAATCTTCCGATTAGAAACATTTCCAAAACTAAAGCGCAACTTAGTGCAGTGATTCTTGAAGCAAAACAACCCAAGCTACCAAGGAATGATGAATTTAATTTTGTTTTTCCACCTACATTACAAATCAATAAATATACTGAAGTCTTAGATTTCTACAAAGAAAATCGTGATTATGACAAAGTATTAGATATTGATATTGCAGGTGTACCACATTTATTTGCCTGGGGTGGATTACATGGCGCTAGACCAAATTATTATGGTACAGGATTTTTTATTAATATTGATGTGGCCAGTTATTATCCCGCGTTAATGATTGAGTATGGTTATCTTAGTAGGAATGTAAAAAATCCTGATAAATTCCGTGAAATAAGAGATACCAGACTTAAATATAAGGCAGCTAAAGATAAACGTCAGGCACATCTTAAGATTGTTATAAATGGAACATATGGCGCAATGAAAGATAAATATAATGGACTCTATGATCCGTTACAAGCAAACAATGTTTGTATCGGTGGAATGACTCTTTTACTTGATTTAATTGAAAAGCTTGAACAATATTGTCAAATCATCCAATCAAATACGGACGGTGTTTTAGTTAAATTGTACAAAGAAGATGATTATGATCTGATTGATGATATTTGTTATGAGTGGGAACAACGAACCAAGATGGAATTGGAGTTCGATAACTTCGTGAAAGTTATTCAAAAAGATGTGAACAATTACATTCTGGTAGATGAAGACGGTAACTATAAATCAAAAGGTTCATATGTAAAAAAGCTTAATAACTTGGATAATGATTTACCCATTGTTAATGAAGCAATTGTTAATTACTTTGTAAAAGGCATCGATCCCGAAGAAACCATATTCGGATGTAAGGATCTAATTAAGTTTCAAAAAATCGTTAAGATCAGTAATAAATATGATTATGCTCGTTATGGGACCAAAAGAATGAATGAAAAAGTTTTCCGTGTTTTTGCAAGTGTAGATGAAAATGATAAGGAATTAATGAAAGTTAAAAATGGTTCTTCTGAAAAAATATCTTTTGTTCCAGAACGATGTTTCATTGTTAATGATGATGTTAATGGAATGAAGATACCAGGTAAATTAGATTATTGGTGGTATTGGGATTTGGCAGTGAAACGAATAAATGATTTCTTGGGGAAGGATGAATAAAGCAACATAGCAATGATAGGAAGGAGGAAATCAAAATGTCCATACCAAGAATTTTGCATTATCCAGGCAGCAAATGGAGTATGGCTGATTGGATTATTAGTCATATGCCTGATCATAAAACATATCTTGAACCTTTCTTTGGATCCGGAGCAGTGTTTTTTAATAAGTTTCCTTCTCGAATTGAAACTATAAATGATATGGATAGCAGCGTGGTTAACTTATTTAAGATTATTCGAGATTATCCGAGTGAACTAGCAACTTGTATCGAATGGACTCCTTTTTCAAGAGAGGAATATTACAAATCTTATCAATTTGAAACAGGTAATGAAATAGAGGATGCAAGGAGATTTTTAGTGAGGTGTTGGCAGGCTATTGGTGCCAAAACAAGCGATAGGACAGGTTGGAGAAGTCTTATTTCATCCAACGGACCCGATGTTGCGAAAGAATGGAGTAAACTTCCTAAAAAGATAATGCTTGTAGCAAAAAGACTTAAACAAGCACAAATAGAACATCAACCAGCTGCTAAACTTCTTGAAAGATATAAAAGGAAAGAAGTCCTTGTGTATGCGGATCCTCCTTACATTATCGAGACAAGAACAAAACGTCATTATAAACATGAGATGACAATTGATGATCATATTGAATTATTGGAAGTCTTAGATGCCCATCCTGGTCCTGTTCTTCTTTCCGGATATGCTCATCATATATATGACGAAAGATTAAATCATTGGCAAAGAGAAACAATGGATGTCGCTGCAGAAGCTGGGGCAAAACGTCAAGAAGTTCTTTGGATTAATCCAGTAGCAGCAGAGACTGGATTTTATCAGCAAACATTGTTTTAGGAAACAATAATGAAAGATGAGTTTGATTTAGAAAGTAGGTGAATAGTTTGTGTATAAAGGTTATTTAAAAGGAAACGGTAAACATGCAGCTAGTAAATTTAAAGATGGTACAAAACTATTATCCTATCATACTGCACGAAAAGAAGAATCCTATGTTGGTATTTTAGAAGATGATTACATCATGGTTGATATTGATGACATAGACGAAGCTGAAACATTATTAGACATCATAGAAGACAAGGATATACAGTGTTCTGTTTTGGAGACAACCGGAGGGATGCATTTTTATTTTAAAGGATATGATTTAACAGCAAATAAGATCAAATGGTACTCGAACATTGGCATTATGTGTGACTATAAATTAGGTATAAAAAATACTGCAGACCCACTAAAGATTGATGGGAAAACTCGAAAATGGTTACGCAAAGCAAATGAACATGATCCTTTACCTAGTTGGTTATATCCTTATCATAAGAAAAATCCTAATCTCAATAATCTTGGTGAAGGTGATGGTAGAAATGATAAGTTATTTACTTATATTCTTAAAATGCAATCACAAGGTATGGCCAAGAATGATATTAAAGAAACAATCTCTATCATCAATCAATACATTTTAGAGGAGCCAGTTGAACAGTCTGAACTAAACATAATCTTACGTGATGATGCATTTATGAAAGAATCCTTTTTCATAAAGGGTTCTTTCCAACATGAAAAGTTCGGTGATTACCTAATCAATGAACATCATATATGTAAAATCACAAACATTTTACATATATACAAAGATGGTGTTTATTCGGATCATCAATCTGACATTGAAGAAGCAATGATTAAACATATTCCATCATTAAAAAGAATGCAACGTCAAGAAACGCTCGCTTACCTGCAGCTGAAAGCAAAAGATAAACATTTCTCATCTACCAAATATGTCGTAGTGAAAAATGGAGTATTTAATCTAGATACATGGGAACTTGAAGATTTTACACCAGAAATTATTACGAGAAATAAAATACCGATTGCATACATTAAAGATGCTTATTATGAAGTGACAGATAAAACATTAAATAAAATGGCAGTTAATGATAAAAAGATTCGTGCCATTTTGGAAGAAATTCTTGGTTACATTTTATTTAGAAGAAATGAATTTGCTGCAACATTCATTCTTACTGGTGATGGATCTAATGGAAAGTCCTCATTCCTTAAAATCATTAGAAAGCTTGCTGGTGTAGATAACGTTGCTTCCTTGGATTTAAATGAATTAGACCAACGGTTTAAAACGGCCGAGTTGTTCGGAAAACTCGTTAACATAGGTGATGATATTTCAAAAGGATATATTAAGGAATCATCGATATTCAAAAAGCTTTCTACTGGTGAGACATTAAACGTCGAGAGAAAAGGTAAGGATCCATTTGATTTTACTAACTATGCAAAGTTAATTTTTTCCGCCAATGAAATGCCGAGAATTAATGATTACACCGATGGATTAGGGAGGAGATTGCAAATTGTACCTTTTAAAGCAAAATTTAGTGCGAGTGATGAAGACTATGATCCATTTATAACCGATAAGCTTCTTTCAGATGAATCAATGCAGTATGTACTTAATCTTGCACTAAAAAGCTTAAAAAGGTTGCTAGAGAATAAGCAGTTTACGAAATCGAAAGCAGTTGAAACGGAGCTTAAAAAATACCAGGAAGAAAATAATCCTATTATTAGCTTTGTTAATAATGAAGATGTCGATCTTGAAAGAAGTGTTGTAGGAGATATCTACATTCAATATAAACTTTACTGTTCAGAAAATGGATATCAAGCTGTAAGCAATATCAGCTTTAGTAAACAGATTAAACAGTTATTTGGATTTGGGACAGTTGTTCAAAAGGTCGATGGCAAGAGCAAAAGATTATTCATTAGTGAGGAGTAGACATTATGGATATAAATGAAAAAATTCAATTTTGGAAAAATGAAATCGAACGTGCAGAACAAAACGATTTCTATTTTGATACAGATTCAATGAATGAAGTTGTACAGACTGTTGAGGAATTATTAGAAGAAAATAAGAGATTAAAAAGTAAAGTTGATATTTTTTGCGATCAATAATTTTCGCGCTTGACCAAAAAACGGTCAAATAGAAAAAATGACACCAGTCGTATCAAGGATTGGTCAAAGTGTCGTGACCGTTTTTTGGTCACGAAAATGGCAAAAAACGTGACCATTTTAGCGAAAAATAGGCAAAGTTACAGTTAAATGCGTAACCAGTTACAGATAAGTGTAACTATGAAAAGTCAGTCATATCAAGGGTTTAAGGGGTACGGTTACGCGGTTACAGATAAAATCACTTTCTTATAAAAATATTATATATAAATAAACAAAAAAGTTATTCTATATAAGAAAATTAGGGGGTAAATGCGTAACCCGTAACCTAGAAAACCATTAGAAATTCAGTCGTATCAAGGGTTTGAGACGGTTACAGAAGTTACAGATGGTTACGCATTTTATAGAAAATACTTGACCTTTTCTTATATTTACTTAGAAGGTAGGTGTTTTTGTTTGTATGA contains:
- a CDS encoding DEAD/DEAH box helicase — translated: MKLFPHQDRALNETYENNRVAYYLDMGLGKTFVGSEKMWELNTPFNLVICQKSKIDDWKKHFEDHYRYHVIVFDQQKIEKIPPESVLIINYDKVWRRPELLKLKNFTLMLDESSMIKNESSNRTKYILKLNADNVILLSGTPTGGKYEELWSQLHLLGWKINKKLFLKQFVVQEWDDLNQKYKITGYKNVDRLKAKLKKHGAIFMKTEEVFDLPKVNDQIVKIPCTKEYQQFAKDHIIEIGGDLLIGDTPTSKKLYLRQLAGSYNQNKLHYLKDLIDSTNDRIIIFYNFKKEYASLVDMIDKPISTVNGDLKDLSAYEEYENSVTLIQYQAGAMGLNLQKANKIVYFTLTDKSELFEQSKKRIHRIGQDKPCFYYYLLTAGSIEWRMLDVLKERKDYTDALFEKEEM
- a CDS encoding IDEAL domain-containing protein is translated as MNPEQKRDQMASLLYSYLALKGVIGSSSIIKENEPSEIDQLIQEIEVFNLKNAIDKALDDGDKEAFMRLTGELNERITVSS
- a CDS encoding nuclease; amino-acid sequence: MRESQFQAKVIKFLKEHDVWHVKYWAGSQYTKEGIPDILACIDGTFHGIELKTDVGTPSKLQLYNIRKIKDSGGEAYILRPKDFESWKARWF
- a CDS encoding AAA family ATPase, with translation MTQYSYSRVSLFNDCPYHFKLKYIDRLTEIQDLTNAANPLIIGHALHSGIEHDVETAINEYYNAFPVLTDAIVEEALKLEILIPKVKEFLNQFEGFEFIHEYKIDHPNYVGYVDLILKAPDDTCMVVDFKYSNNVKNYLDSGQLHIYKDYLEQDGFDVKRLAYLFVPKTSIKQKKDEDLFHFRKRIVETVEASALQFVPIEFNEMETVYFQNNIREIEDSKDFSKRNKSGKCFSCNPRFKPNYLEAIQDEKGEILMALPKNERRERKIDTKPDFWIYADSYVGKSTFVDKFPNVLFLNTDGNTDNTTAPVIRIKDQVTKKGRITERKLAWDVFLDAIHDLETEENDFEAVALDLVEDLRDHCRVYVFDKNGWEHESDGGYGKGWDKVKLEFNNAIKRLKALGYQVIYISKEIATEITLKGGGKRTTFKPNVDDKTANFLTGTVDLTLRAYVNSDDERFLQLKKQQNVFGGGRYDWQVDTIPLEYDAFIEELKAAQEGKGTKEKDKPKRERKKDKESVIKVEDEDGVTITVEEPPAEEEKPKRERRSRKSAEETESEEKPKRQRRSRKPVEDDTPPGEEDSPKDKEEDKPTRTRRTRRNRG
- a CDS encoding organic solvent tolerance protein OstA codes for the protein MPVKELNTKEQHYADSREEAEKLVEEAKEDIYLTSFKISEKHNKYGTYFLIDLVFSFDTAREIMESKPKKEEVPEEQHEGVKYSVDNTGTVSVKNEEVE
- a CDS encoding DUF669 domain-containing protein, which gives rise to MAFDWSKFDKQVDLESLQADVKEVEENGGSGDFEPLPDGKYEVAVEKLELTESKKGDPMLTIWFKVVAGEFENQRIFYNKVMQPQNDKAFGLQVHQNNEMLRALWDCEKDDVEFKSFKQYADLILDIHEEIDGQFEYLLEKGTNKGGFDTFEIVEVFEVE
- a CDS encoding HNH endonuclease signature motif containing protein — encoded protein: MGHSYTPEQAKFIRENVKGRTSMELTQLVNDHFGLNLRVSQIRAYMKNNGLKNGINTRYKKGNTPFNKGKRGITTGGISTQFKKGQKSINYKPIGTERIDDGGYILIKVSDDGPWHKRWRPKHQVVWEEKYGPVPKGHCLIFLDSNKQNISLENLQLITRVQLGHLNQNHLISINADLTKTGIIIAEIYAKMGERKKQKGD
- a CDS encoding DNA adenine methylase, with protein sequence MSIPRILHYPGSKWSMADWIISHMPDHKTYLEPFFGSGAVFFNKFPSRIETINDMDSSVVNLFKIIRDYPSELATCIEWTPFSREEYYKSYQFETGNEIEDARRFLVRCWQAIGAKTSDRTGWRSLISSNGPDVAKEWSKLPKKIMLVAKRLKQAQIEHQPAAKLLERYKRKEVLVYADPPYIIETRTKRHYKHEMTIDDHIELLEVLDAHPGPVLLSGYAHHIYDERLNHWQRETMDVAAEAGAKRQEVLWINPVAAETGFYQQTLF
- a CDS encoding DNA primase family protein, giving the protein MYKGYLKGNGKHAASKFKDGTKLLSYHTARKEESYVGILEDDYIMVDIDDIDEAETLLDIIEDKDIQCSVLETTGGMHFYFKGYDLTANKIKWYSNIGIMCDYKLGIKNTADPLKIDGKTRKWLRKANEHDPLPSWLYPYHKKNPNLNNLGEGDGRNDKLFTYILKMQSQGMAKNDIKETISIINQYILEEPVEQSELNIILRDDAFMKESFFIKGSFQHEKFGDYLINEHHICKITNILHIYKDGVYSDHQSDIEEAMIKHIPSLKRMQRQETLAYLQLKAKDKHFSSTKYVVVKNGVFNLDTWELEDFTPEIITRNKIPIAYIKDAYYEVTDKTLNKMAVNDKKIRAILEEILGYILFRRNEFAATFILTGDGSNGKSSFLKIIRKLAGVDNVASLDLNELDQRFKTAELFGKLVNIGDDISKGYIKESSIFKKLSTGETLNVERKGKDPFDFTNYAKLIFSANEMPRINDYTDGLGRRLQIVPFKAKFSASDEDYDPFITDKLLSDESMQYVLNLALKSLKRLLENKQFTKSKAVETELKKYQEENNPIISFVNNEDVDLERSVVGDIYIQYKLYCSENGYQAVSNISFSKQIKQLFGFGTVVQKVDGKSKRLFISEE